A stretch of Lactuca sativa cultivar Salinas chromosome 6, Lsat_Salinas_v11, whole genome shotgun sequence DNA encodes these proteins:
- the LOC111890113 gene encoding lipoxygenase 2, chloroplastic, translating into MLNTQINRTYTLSKLLPLHKPFVTGDYTTHSSSCAYSPAILRQPTTTKKSNATRTRSTSVGKIKAINIPFLNKTNVKGVITIQPTVSSAIAGVGIGGVVDGISDLLGMSFLLELVSNDLDPNGKQKTVKAYARYDALDFDINVYTYKCDFDVPEDFGEIGAILVENEYSKKMFFKKIVLNNDIIFTCESWVASKHDNPEKRIFFTDKSYLPSETPEGLKSLREKDMESLRGNGQGERKSSDRIYDYDVYNDLGDPDQSLSLARPVLGGNDHPYPRRCRTGRPMSTKDPLSETRTLLPFYVPSDEDFSEIKKANFGARALYSVLHAVVPALDAIITDKDKGFPLFRTIDMLYDEGVNVPPPDNGLKTILPRLVKGAVDTVDAVIQFETPETIDHDTFSWFRDEEFCRQMLAGLNPYSIQLVTEWPLMSKLDPQVYGPPESAITTEIVEQEIKGLMTLEQALAKKKLFMLDYNDLLLPYVNKTRELNGTTLYGSRTLMFLTPTGTLRPLAIELTRPPSDDKPQWKHVYTPTWDATGSWLWKMAKAHVLSHDSAYHQFVSHWLRTHCVMEPYIIATNRHLSQMHPIRRLLLPHFRYTMQINSLARLALINAGGIIESTFSPGKYSMQICSDAYDQQWRFDHESLPADLISRGMAFEDPNSPHGVKLTIEDYPYANDGLLLWDAIKQWVTSYVNHYYPKANLVESDVELTQWWDEIRTVGHGDKKDEPWWPQLKTQEDLIRIVSTIMWVGSGHHSAVNFGQYDFAGYFPNRPTMARTKMPNEDPTEEEWQSFINRPEDALLKCFPSQIQAIKVMSLLDVLSSHSPDEEYIGGYIEPAWAAEPTIKAAFEEFRVSLEKLEEIIDSRNVDPKLRNRSGAGLVPYQLLKPFSGPGVTGRGVPNSISI; encoded by the exons ATGTTGAATACTCAGATCAACCGGACTTACACTCTTAGCAAACTACTTCCACTGCATAAGCCATTTGTCACCGGTGATTACACCACCCATTCCTCTTCCTGTGCCTACTCCCCTGCCATTCTCCGCCAGCCAACCACCACCAAGAAATCCAATGCCACTCGCACTCGATCCACCTCAGTTGGCAAAATAAAAGCCATAAACATTCCGTTTCTTAACAAGACCAACGTCAAAGGTGTTATCACCATCCAACCAACCGTGAGCTCTGCTATTGCCGGAGTAGGTATTGGTGGCGTTGTTGATGGTATCTCTGATCTTTTAGGGATGTCCTTCTTGCTTGAGCTAGTTTCCAATGACCTTGACC CAAATGGCAAGCAGAAGACAGTGAAGGCGTATGCAAGATACGATGCACTAGATTTTGACATTAACGTCTACACATACAAATGTGATTTTGACGTCCCTGAGGATTTTGGTGAGATCGGAGCTATTCTTGTGGAAAATGAATACAGCAAGAAGATGTTCTTCAAGAAGATTGTTCTTAACAACGATATCATCTTCACCTGTGAATCTTGGGTTGCTTCCAAGCATGATAACCCCGAGAAGAGAATCTTCTTCACTGACAAG TCTTATCTTCCATCGGAAACGCCAGAAGGCCTAAAGTCTTTGAGAGAGAAGGATATGGAATCTCTTCGTGGGAATGGGCAAGGAGAGCGTAAATCTTCTGATAGGATTTACGATTATGATGTTTACAACGATCTTGGAGATCCTGATCAGAGCTTAAGTTTAGCGCGGCCGGTGCTGGGCGGCAACGATCATCCTTACCCTAGGCGGTGTCGTACTGGTCGGCCAATGTCTACAAAAG ATCCCTTATCGGAGACGAGAACTTTGCTCCCATTCTATGTCCCTAGCGATGAAGATTTCTCAGAGATAAAGAAGGCGAACTTTGGAGCGAGGGCATTGTACTCTGTACTCCATGCAGTTGTACCTGCTTTAGACGCCATTATTACTGACAAAGACAAAGGGTTTCCTTTATTCAGGACCATAGATATGCTCTACGATGAAGGTGTTAATGTTCCTCCTCCTGACAACGGACTTAAAACTATTTTGCCTAGACTTGTCAAAGGCGCTGTTGATACCGTAGACGCTGTGATCCAATTCGAGACCCCTGAAACCATCGATC ATGACACGTTCTCTTGGTTTCGTGATGAGGAATTTTGTCGACAAATGCTTGCGGGTCTTAATCCATATAGCATACAGTTGGTGACAGAATGGCCATTGATGAGTAAACTGGACCCTCAAGTTTATGGGCCACCGGAATCAGCAATCACCACGGAGATCGTCGAGCAAGAAATCAAAGGTTTGATGACTCTTGAGCAG GCTTTGGCTAAAAAAAAACTGTTCATGTTGGATTACAATGATCTACTACTTCCATACGTCAACAAAACAAGAGAGCTTAATGGGACAACTCTTTATGGTTCAAGAACTTTAATGTTTCTTACTCCCACCGGAACTTTGCGACCACTAGCTATTGAGTTGACCCGACCACCGTCCGATGATAAGCCACAGTGGAAGCATGTCTACACTCCCACCTGGGATGCCACCGGATCTTGGCTATGGAAGATGGCCAAGGCTCATGTCCTTTCTCATGATTCTGCTTATCACCAATTTGTTAGCCATTG GCTAAGAACTCACTGTGTGATGGAGCCTTACATAATTGCTACCAACCGTCATCTTAGCCAAATGCATCCAATCCGGAGACTACTTCTACCTCATTTCCGATACACCATGCAGATCAACTCTTTAGCGCGTCTAGCTCTCATTAACGCCGGTGGTATCATAGAGTCAACATTCTCTCCCGGGAAATATTCCATGCAAATTTGCTCTGACGCATATGATCAACAATGGCGTTTTGATCATGAGTCGCTTCCAGCAGACCTAATTAGCAG GGGCATGGCTTTTGAAGATCCAAATTCACCACATGGTGTAAAACTAACGATTGAGGACTACCCATATGCAAATGACGGTTTACTCCTTTGGGATGCAATCAAACAATGGGTTACCTCTTACGTCAACCACTACTACCCAAAAGCGAATCTTGTTGAATCTGATGTAGAGCTTACACAATGGTGGGATGAAATTCGAACAGTTGGACACGGAGACAAGAAAGACGAACCATGGTGGCCACAACTGAAAACCCAAGAAGATTTGATCAGAATTGTTTCAACGATCATGTGGGTGGGCTCTGGCCATCATTCAGCTGTCAACTTCGGACAATATGATTTCGCGGGTTACTTCCCTAACAGGCCAACGATGGCAAGAACCAAGATGCCAAACGAAGACCCAACAGAAGAAGAGTGGCAGTCGTTCATAAACAGACCTGAGGACGCGTTGTTGAAATGTTTCCCTTCccaaatccaagctataaaagtCATGTCTCTTCTTGATGTTCTATCAAGTCATTCACCGGACGAGGAGTATATCGGTGGATATATAGAGCCAGCATGGGCGGCGGAGCCAACTATCAAGGCGGCTTTTGAGGAGTTCCGTGTTAGTTTGGAAAAGCTGGAAGAAATCATAGACTCGAGGAACGTCGATCCCAAATTGCGCAACCGAAGTGGAGCTGGGTTGGTTCCGTACCAGCTTCTTAAGCCATTTTCCGGTCCCGGGGTGACCGGAAGAGGTGTTCCGAACAGCATCTCCATCTAG